A region from the Anaerobacillus alkaliphilus genome encodes:
- a CDS encoding alpha/beta-type small acid-soluble spore protein, with protein sequence MAQNNNSNQLLVPGVQQALDQMKYEIASEFGVNLGADTTSRANGSVGGEITKRLVQMAQQQLS encoded by the coding sequence ATGGCACAAAACAATAACTCTAACCAACTTCTAGTACCAGGAGTGCAACAAGCACTTGATCAAATGAAATATGAGATTGCTTCAGAATTCGGTGTGAATTTAGGAGCAGACACTACTTCTCGTGCTAACGGATCTGTAGGTGGCGAAATCACTAAAAGATTAGTGCAAATGGCTCAACAGCAACTTTCTTAA
- the truA gene encoding tRNA pseudouridine(38-40) synthase TruA: MKRIKCKVAYDGTFFNGFQIQPKGRTIQAEIEKGLQKLHKGTQVKIYASGRTDTFVHAKGQVFHFDTLMDIPLERWHNAIQTVLPSDIEVLEVNEVSIEFHSRFDVVSKEYRYFVQRGRRMDVFRRHYRYFYPYQLSIENMVQASNQLIGTHDFTSFCSAKTDKEDKVRTIYSIEIIEKEDELEFRFVGDGFLRNMVRILVGTLLEVGRGRRQPEEILNVLDSKDRERAGHTAPGHGLFLWEVNYDN; encoded by the coding sequence TTGAAACGTATAAAATGCAAGGTTGCGTATGATGGAACATTTTTTAATGGATTTCAAATCCAACCAAAAGGAAGGACTATTCAAGCTGAGATAGAAAAGGGTTTGCAAAAGCTGCATAAGGGTACTCAAGTCAAAATTTATGCTTCAGGAAGAACGGATACGTTTGTTCACGCTAAGGGTCAGGTCTTTCATTTTGATACATTGATGGACATTCCGCTAGAGCGTTGGCATAATGCCATACAAACTGTCTTACCTTCCGATATTGAAGTGTTGGAAGTTAATGAAGTGAGCATTGAGTTTCACTCAAGATTTGATGTGGTGAGCAAGGAATACCGCTATTTTGTACAGCGTGGTAGAAGGATGGATGTTTTTCGAAGACATTATCGATATTTTTATCCGTACCAATTGTCAATCGAAAACATGGTCCAAGCCTCCAATCAGTTAATAGGTACCCATGACTTTACCTCTTTTTGTTCTGCCAAAACAGACAAAGAAGATAAAGTGAGAACAATTTATTCAATCGAAATCATCGAAAAAGAAGATGAGCTTGAGTTTCGGTTTGTTGGCGATGGTTTTCTTCGTAACATGGTTAGAATTCTTGTAGGAACTTTACTAGAAGTTGGCAGAGGCAGGCGTCAACCAGAGGAAATTTTGAATGTCTTAGATAGCAAGGATCGTGAACGAGCAGGACATACAGCACCTGGGCACGGCCTCTTCTTGTGGGAAGTAAATTATGACAACTGA
- a CDS encoding DUF2521 family protein, whose protein sequence is MNVITTFEDRRRKKQWDFERQVLRKLSLSTIRGFIHTHFPSVFEEQKTGGSFVEDICVDFAIDAYLLGAEFSRFGYHGETAILVRRRCQEEYDEHVNHLYHQLSGLIFQNDQNDNFYILCEGFILYWWEKGFYEGEKRYRLKLH, encoded by the coding sequence GTGAATGTCATTACTACCTTTGAGGATCGCAGGCGCAAAAAGCAGTGGGATTTTGAGCGACAAGTACTACGTAAACTTTCATTATCTACAATAAGAGGCTTCATTCATACACACTTCCCTTCAGTTTTTGAAGAGCAGAAAACTGGCGGCAGCTTTGTAGAAGACATTTGTGTTGACTTTGCCATTGATGCTTACCTTTTAGGAGCAGAGTTTAGTCGTTTTGGATATCATGGTGAAACTGCAATCTTGGTTCGAAGACGTTGCCAGGAAGAGTATGACGAACATGTAAATCATTTATATCATCAGCTATCTGGATTAATTTTTCAAAATGATCAAAACGATAACTTCTATATCTTATGTGAAGGCTTTATTTTATATTGGTGGGAAAAAGGCTTTTATGAAGGTGAAAAAAGATATCGGTTGAAATTACACTAA
- a CDS encoding class I SAM-dependent methyltransferase → MDVNQNNLKAWNTGVYQAWHNRFGTPEEAAKKIIENPEKRIGSALDFMGGTVEGKKVINLLGSNGNKAVALSVLGANVTVVDFSIENEQYANQLALHAGVSLRYIVSDVLKLPMEELTGDYDIVFMEFGILHYFKDLHPLFQLVEKLLGTNGRLILQDFHPVSTKLISSKGTTAKIRKHKVTGDYFTTDLEEKEVSHSKFLDGDKDPVVHKVYLRNWTLGEIITAIADENLFIKTLEELPNQSSDVFDKGIPKTFTIVAEKR, encoded by the coding sequence ATGGACGTTAATCAAAATAACTTAAAAGCTTGGAATACAGGCGTATATCAAGCTTGGCATAACCGCTTTGGAACACCTGAAGAGGCAGCAAAAAAGATTATTGAAAATCCAGAAAAAAGAATTGGTTCTGCTCTTGATTTTATGGGTGGTACTGTAGAAGGAAAGAAAGTGATTAACCTACTAGGTTCAAACGGTAACAAAGCAGTAGCCCTTTCAGTACTAGGTGCGAATGTAACTGTAGTTGATTTTTCAATAGAGAACGAACAGTACGCTAATCAACTAGCATTGCACGCAGGTGTATCATTACGATATATTGTCTCAGATGTTCTAAAGTTACCTATGGAAGAGCTAACAGGGGATTATGATATTGTATTCATGGAATTTGGTATTCTCCATTACTTTAAAGACTTACACCCACTTTTTCAACTCGTTGAAAAATTATTAGGAACAAATGGGCGATTAATCTTACAGGATTTCCACCCTGTATCAACAAAATTAATATCATCTAAAGGTACCACAGCAAAAATTAGAAAGCATAAGGTAACCGGAGATTACTTTACTACGGACTTAGAAGAAAAGGAGGTTTCGCATTCTAAATTCTTAGACGGGGATAAAGATCCAGTAGTCCATAAAGTATATTTGAGGAATTGGACTCTAGGTGAAATCATTACAGCTATTGCTGATGAAAATTTATTTATCAAAACCTTAGAAGAACTTCCTAACCAATCTTCGGATGTGTTTGATAAAGGTATTCCTAAAACATTTACAATAGTAGCTGAAAAAAGGTAA
- the cwlD gene encoding N-acetylmuramoyl-L-alanine amidase CwlD encodes MSKWLKGITFATGFLLLLFIIQYQFVSTDTGSLWSLPLSGKIIIVDAGHGGMDGGASSKDGLLEKDVSLEISLILRDYLQEAGALVVMSRVEDTDLADPATKGVRKRKVQDLKRRVQLVNETGGDLFVSLHLNAIPSPRWSGAQTFYNRAYDENEKVARFIQDEIRKNLENTNRLAKPIGNVFLLKHAEIPGALVEVGFLSNPAEAEMLKSTAYQQKIAASIYQGIMRYYTNEPAPSS; translated from the coding sequence ATGAGCAAGTGGTTAAAGGGAATAACATTTGCAACTGGATTTTTATTATTACTTTTTATCATTCAATATCAATTCGTAAGTACTGACACTGGATCATTATGGTCACTCCCTTTGTCGGGTAAAATAATCATTGTCGATGCAGGTCATGGCGGTATGGATGGAGGAGCAAGTTCCAAAGATGGTTTATTGGAAAAAGACGTTTCTTTAGAAATTAGCTTAATTCTTAGAGACTACCTTCAGGAAGCGGGAGCATTAGTGGTTATGTCTAGGGTAGAGGATACTGACCTTGCCGATCCAGCCACAAAGGGAGTTCGAAAAAGAAAAGTTCAGGATTTAAAACGGAGAGTCCAGCTTGTGAATGAGACTGGTGGAGATTTATTCGTTTCTCTTCACCTGAATGCGATCCCCTCACCCCGTTGGTCCGGTGCTCAAACCTTTTATAATCGGGCTTATGATGAAAATGAAAAGGTAGCAAGATTTATTCAAGATGAAATCAGAAAAAATCTAGAGAATACGAACCGGTTAGCTAAGCCAATTGGAAATGTATTTTTACTTAAACATGCTGAAATTCCAGGAGCTTTAGTTGAAGTAGGGTTTTTATCAAACCCAGCCGAAGCAGAGATGTTAAAATCTACAGCGTATCAACAAAAAATTGCTGCATCAATTTATCAAGGAATTATGCGGTATTATACAAATGAACCAGCTCCTTCTTCATAA
- the gerD gene encoding spore germination lipoprotein GerD: protein MKSLKKLLLLFTLLLIAGCAAVEDQGSQPDYESTKKMMVDMLKTDEGKQSIQEVLSDEEVKQEIILEQAVVRDTIQQVLTSEQGKEFWQELMQDPEFAKVFAESLQAEVEKTLKVLMKDPEYQAMMMDILQDPEMEQAALDLMKSQAYRQQVMNIMADSFESPYFKARVNEILGKVASEQMKKEAAKDEQEEEQEGNEN, encoded by the coding sequence TTGAAAAGCTTAAAGAAGCTCCTCTTACTCTTCACGTTGCTTCTTATTGCAGGTTGTGCTGCTGTTGAGGATCAAGGAAGTCAACCTGATTATGAAAGTACTAAAAAGATGATGGTTGATATGCTTAAGACCGATGAAGGTAAACAATCTATTCAAGAGGTCTTAAGTGATGAGGAAGTAAAACAAGAGATTATATTGGAACAAGCAGTTGTTCGAGATACTATTCAACAAGTGTTAACTTCAGAACAAGGAAAGGAATTCTGGCAGGAGCTAATGCAGGATCCTGAATTTGCGAAAGTCTTTGCTGAAAGTCTACAAGCTGAGGTTGAAAAAACATTAAAAGTATTAATGAAGGATCCAGAGTATCAAGCAATGATGATGGACATTCTTCAAGATCCAGAGATGGAACAAGCAGCACTTGACCTAATGAAAAGCCAAGCTTATCGACAACAGGTGATGAATATTATGGCTGACTCTTTCGAAAGCCCGTACTTTAAAGCAAGGGTCAATGAAATTCTCGGTAAAGTTGCAAGCGAACAAATGAAGAAAGAAGCAGCAAAAGATGAACAAGAGGAAGAACAGGAAGGAAATGAAAACTAA
- a CDS encoding Mrp/NBP35 family ATP-binding protein, with the protein MLTQEQILDALKNVKEPFINKSIVEIDAVKEIKIKDGLVSVKIGISKTGTAEQMKLQGEIVNVIKQAGADSVGLRFEQFTDEELSKLGVEAPKESKSLLDEGVKTTFIAVTSGKGGVGKSTVSVNLATSLARLGKKVGIVDADIYGFSVPDMMGIEDKPKVKNERIYPVTRMGVQVISMGFFVHDNSPIVWRGPMLGKMLNNFFTQVEWDDLDYLILDLPPGTGDVALDVHTMLPSSKEIIVTTPHPTAAFVAARAGFMAIKTEHEILGVVENMAYYKSQLTGEKEFVFGQGGGERLAKELKTDILAQIPLGQPEIDEKDFAPSIYAADHPIGQIYMKMAQKVIDKIEQ; encoded by the coding sequence TTGCTTACTCAAGAACAAATATTAGATGCTTTAAAAAATGTTAAAGAACCATTTATTAATAAAAGTATCGTTGAAATCGATGCAGTAAAAGAAATAAAAATTAAAGATGGTTTAGTTAGTGTAAAAATTGGAATTTCCAAAACTGGTACAGCGGAACAAATGAAGCTACAAGGTGAGATTGTTAATGTAATTAAACAAGCTGGAGCAGATTCAGTTGGTCTACGCTTTGAGCAATTCACAGATGAAGAATTAAGCAAGTTAGGTGTTGAGGCCCCTAAGGAATCAAAGTCTTTATTAGATGAAGGTGTAAAAACCACATTTATTGCTGTAACTAGTGGAAAAGGTGGAGTTGGAAAATCAACAGTATCAGTTAACCTTGCAACTTCTTTAGCACGCCTTGGTAAAAAAGTTGGTATTGTTGATGCTGATATTTATGGATTTAGTGTACCGGATATGATGGGGATTGAAGATAAACCAAAGGTTAAGAATGAAAGAATTTACCCTGTAACTAGAATGGGTGTACAAGTTATATCAATGGGCTTCTTTGTACATGATAACTCGCCAATCGTTTGGCGTGGACCAATGTTAGGAAAAATGCTAAATAATTTCTTTACACAAGTTGAGTGGGACGATTTAGATTATCTTATTTTAGACTTGCCTCCTGGAACAGGTGATGTTGCATTAGATGTACACACTATGCTTCCAAGCAGTAAAGAAATTATTGTTACTACACCACACCCGACGGCAGCTTTTGTTGCAGCTAGAGCAGGGTTTATGGCTATTAAAACCGAGCACGAAATTCTAGGCGTAGTTGAGAATATGGCTTATTATAAGAGTCAATTAACCGGAGAAAAAGAATTTGTTTTTGGGCAAGGTGGAGGAGAGCGACTAGCGAAAGAATTAAAAACAGATATTTTAGCGCAAATTCCACTTGGACAACCTGAAATTGATGAAAAGGATTTTGCTCCATCAATTTATGCTGCTGACCATCCGATTGGACAAATATACATGAAAATGGCACAAAAAGTTATTGATAAAATAGAGCAATAA
- a CDS encoding YsnF/AvaK domain-containing protein, giving the protein MGFFDLFNEEDNRKKVREVDRVTDTEFAREEAHMDLREEELDIDKYRVETGDVVLHKDIIEEEKVVNVPVSHDQVVIEKKTFDRTPTDEPINGEETIHIPVTAERVDVDKHTVVTGEISAHKRSVQETEQVRDILHKEVADVETEGNADVLNKD; this is encoded by the coding sequence ATGGGCTTTTTTGACTTATTCAACGAAGAAGATAATCGAAAAAAGGTACGTGAAGTAGATCGAGTTACAGATACAGAATTCGCTCGAGAAGAAGCGCATATGGATCTTCGCGAAGAGGAACTCGATATCGATAAGTATCGAGTAGAAACTGGTGACGTTGTTCTTCACAAAGATATTATTGAAGAAGAAAAAGTCGTTAACGTTCCTGTTTCACATGATCAAGTCGTTATTGAAAAGAAAACTTTTGACAGGACTCCAACTGATGAGCCCATTAACGGAGAGGAAACAATTCATATTCCGGTTACTGCGGAACGAGTGGATGTTGATAAGCACACAGTTGTTACCGGTGAAATTTCTGCTCATAAACGATCTGTTCAAGAAACAGAGCAAGTTCGTGATATCCTTCATAAGGAAGTAGCAGATGTTGAAACAGAAGGTAACGCAGATGTCCTAAATAAGGACTAA
- the rplM gene encoding 50S ribosomal protein L13 → MRTTYMAKPNEVERKWYVIDAEGQTLGRLASEVASILRGKNKPTFTPHVDTGDFVIVINAEKIHLTGKKLTDKIYYRHSNHPGGLKQRTALEMRTNYPTRMIELAVKGMLPKNTLGRKQGMKLHVYAGSEHPHQAQKPEVLELRG, encoded by the coding sequence ATGCGTACGACATATATGGCAAAGCCAAACGAAGTTGAACGTAAATGGTATGTTATCGACGCTGAAGGTCAAACTTTAGGTCGTTTAGCTAGTGAAGTAGCCTCTATCCTTCGTGGTAAAAATAAACCAACGTTTACACCACATGTGGATACAGGAGATTTCGTAATTGTAATTAATGCTGAAAAAATTCATTTAACTGGTAAGAAGTTAACGGACAAGATTTACTACCGTCACTCTAACCACCCAGGTGGATTAAAGCAAAGAACTGCGCTTGAAATGCGCACAAACTACCCAACTCGAATGATCGAGTTAGCGGTTAAAGGTATGCTTCCTAAAAACACTTTAGGACGTAAGCAAGGTATGAAATTACATGTTTATGCTGGTAGTGAACATCCACACCAAGCTCAAAAACCAGAAGTTTTAGAACTTCGCGGTTAA
- the rpsI gene encoding 30S ribosomal protein S9, with translation MAQVQYYGTGRRKHSVARVRLVPGEGRIVINGRELDEYFGLETLKLIVKQPLVETETEGKYDVLVNVSGGGYTGQAGAIRHGVSRALLGADPEFRAGLKRAGFLTRDARMKERKKYGLKAARRAPQFSKR, from the coding sequence TTGGCACAAGTACAATATTACGGTACTGGTCGTCGTAAGCACTCTGTTGCACGTGTACGTTTAGTTCCTGGTGAAGGACGTATCGTGATCAACGGTCGCGAATTAGACGAGTATTTCGGATTAGAAACTTTAAAGCTTATTGTTAAGCAACCACTTGTAGAAACAGAAACAGAAGGTAAATATGATGTATTAGTAAACGTTAGCGGTGGTGGATACACTGGACAAGCGGGAGCTATTCGTCATGGAGTATCTCGTGCTCTTCTTGGAGCAGACCCAGAATTCCGTGCTGGATTAAAGCGCGCTGGATTCTTAACTCGTGATGCACGTATGAAAGAACGTAAAAAATACGGTCTTAAAGCAGCACGTCGTGCACCTCAGTTCTCAAAACGTTAA
- a CDS encoding YsnF/AvaK domain-containing protein yields MENYIIIGAIIGSIIGLVTVIPVVITIRRGAFIKGLFSRQLNKNTLQTNDIKNKHTLELKEEQLDIKKERVKIGEVKIRKEVVEDLKTITVPIKREEMVIEAGSEEEFRIPLKEEEIEISKHPVQLADVSVTKKQIEHIEEITKKLKKEVPSVEVKGDVDVTEETK; encoded by the coding sequence ATGGAAAATTATATAATTATAGGGGCTATTATCGGATCCATAATCGGCCTTGTTACAGTAATCCCTGTTGTAATAACTATTCGTCGTGGAGCTTTTATAAAAGGCCTTTTTTCAAGGCAACTAAACAAGAATACCCTTCAAACAAATGACATTAAAAATAAACATACTCTTGAGCTAAAAGAAGAACAGCTGGATATTAAAAAAGAGAGAGTCAAAATAGGAGAAGTCAAAATCCGAAAAGAAGTCGTTGAGGATCTAAAAACTATTACAGTCCCTATCAAGCGTGAAGAGATGGTTATTGAGGCAGGAAGTGAAGAAGAGTTTCGCATTCCTCTCAAGGAAGAAGAGATAGAAATTAGTAAACACCCCGTACAACTAGCAGACGTTTCTGTTACCAAAAAGCAAATTGAGCATATTGAAGAAATAACCAAAAAATTAAAAAAAGAAGTACCCTCTGTTGAAGTTAAAGGAGATGTAGATGTCACGGAAGAAACTAAATAG